In one Acanthochromis polyacanthus isolate Apoly-LR-REF ecotype Palm Island chromosome 20, KAUST_Apoly_ChrSc, whole genome shotgun sequence genomic region, the following are encoded:
- the slc12a7b gene encoding solute carrier family 12 member 7 isoform X2, translated as MGERFVVVPVDGGVVAGEGENLDTVEADPAPDTGGSSSRSAATGEGQETLEDSVFEAQDPNAVVPILEYNREPNKYGDGVPKENSPFINNTDNDKGNSYDGTNMALFEEEMDSNPMVSSLLNKLANYTNLTQGAQEHEEADDDEGPKKKTIKSPQMGTFMGVYLPCLQNILGVILFLRLTWIVGTAGILESLAIVGLCCSCTMLTAISMSAIATNGVVPAGGSYYMISRSLGPEFGGAVGLCFYLGTTFAGSMYILGTIEILLTYIVPKAAIFVAERKEDEVDALLNNMRVYGTCCLALMAVVVFVGVKYVNKLALVFLACVILSILAIYAGVIKTIFEPPYFPVCMLGNRTLQNHNFDKCLKTDIVDNLTVTTQLWKLFCDGTGLNATCNKYFDENNVTMVQGIPGLTSGVISENMWSKYGPLGMLVENKLTSYGGHDPSQDVYLPYVANDITTFFTLLVGIYFPSVTGIMAGSNRSGDLRDAQKSIPIGTILAIATTSFIYVTCVVLFGACIEGVLLRDKFGDSVKGNLVIGTLSWPSPWVIVIGSFFSCCGAGLQSLTGAPRLLQAIARDGIVPFLQVFGHGKANGEPTWALLLTAGICEIGILIASLDAVAPILSMFFLMCYLFVNLACAVQTLLRTPNWRPRFKYYHWALSFLGMSLCLALMFISSWYYAIVAMAIAGCIYKYIEYRGAEKEWGDGIRGLSLNAARYALIRLEEAPPHTKNWRPQLLVLLNLDSDQGVKHPRLLSFTTQLKAGKGLTIVGNVIEGTYLTKEAEAKKAEQNIKSSMSAERTKGFCHVVVSSNLRDGFSHLIQSAGLGGMKHNSVLMAWPGTWKQSNDPQSWRNFIETIRETTAAHQALLVAKNVDSFPTNQDRLGEGTIDVWWVVHDGGMLMLLPFLLRQHKVWRKCKMRIFTVAQMDDNSIQMKKDLQMFLYHLRLDAEVEVVEMQDNDISAFTYEKTLMMEQRSQMLKQMHLSRTEREREIQSITDESRSSIRRKNQGDAENSNLSRQSSAAEDTQEDEAQLIHDRNTASHATINDKADSGPERVHMTWTKDKLFTERNRNRECNTNVAVRDLFNMKPNQSNVRRMHTAIKLNEVVVNKSQGAHLVLLNMPGPPKNRGGDENYMEFLEVLLEGLNRALLVRGGGREVITIYS; from the exons GTGATGGCGTTCCAAAGGAAAACAGTCCTTTTATCAACAACACAGACAATGACAAAGGCAACAGCTATGATGGCACCAACATGGCGCTTTTTGAG GAGGAAATGGACAGCAATCCCATGGTGTCATCACTCCTCAACAAACTGGCAAACTACACCAATCTCACCCAGGGGGCCCAGGAGCACGAGGAGGCCGATGATGACGAGGGgccaaagaaaaaaactattaaG AGCCCTCAGATGGGGACCTTCATGGGCGTCTACCTCCCATGCCTCCAGAATATTTTGGGGGTCATCCTGTTTCTGCGCCTTACCTGGATTGTCGGCACTGCTGGCATCTTGGAGTCCTTGGCTATTGTTGGCTTGTGCTGCTCATGT ACCATGCTGACAGCCATTTCCATGAGTGCAATCGCTACTAATGGCGTTGTACCAG CTGGAGGCTCGTACTATATGATATCCAGATCTCTGGGTCCAGAGTTTGGCGGAGCTGTGGGTCTCTGCTTCTATCTGGGGACCACCTTTGCTGGCTCCATGTACATCCTAGGTACCATTGAAATTCTACTG ACCTACATTGTGCCTAAAGCAGCCATCTTTGTGGCAGAGAGAAAGGAGGATGAGGTGGATGCCCTGCTTAACAACATGCGTGTTTATGGCACATGCTGCCTCGCCCTGATGGCCGTGGTTGTCTTTGTCGGTGTCAAATACGTCAACAAGCTAGCATTAGTCTTTCTGGCTTGTGTTATTCTTTCCATCCTTGCCATCTATGCTGGAGTCATCAAGACCATTTTTGAGCCACCATACTTTCC TGTTTGTATGTTGGGGAATCGTACTTTGCAGAACCACAACTTCGACAAGTGTCTTAAGACTGACATTGTAGATAACCTGACAGTCACTACCCAGCTGTGGAAGCTGTTCTGTGATGGAACTGGGCTCAATGCCACCTGCAACAAGTATTttgatgaaaataatgtgaccaTGGTGCAGGGCATCCCCGGACTGACCAGTGGAGTCATTTCAG AAAACATGTGGTCAAAGTATGGCCCTCTGGGCATGTTGGTAGAAAACAAGTTGACGTCTTATGGGGGACATGACCCTTCCCAGGACGTTTACCTACCCTATGTAGCCAATGACATCACGACCTTCTTCACACTGCTGGTCGGCATCTACTTCCCTTCTGTCACTG GGATCATGGCTGGTTCAAACCGCTCAGGTGACCTGAGAGATGCCCAGAAGTCCATCCCTATTGGGACCATCCTGGCTATTGCTACCACGTCCTTCATCT ACGTCACCTGTGTGGTTCTGTTTGGAGCCTGTATTGAGGGAGTTCTGCTTCGAGACAA gTTTGGTGACTCGGTGAAAGGGAACCTTGTTATAGGTACACTATCATGGCCCTCACCCTGGGTTATTGTTATTGGCTCGTTCTTCTCCTGTTGTGGGGCAGGTTTGCAGAGTTTGACAGGAGCCCCTCGCCTGCTTCAGGCTATCGCAAGAGATGGCATTGTACCTTTCTTACAG GTATTTGGTCATGGGAAAGCTAACGGCGAGCCTACCTGGGCTCTTCTGCTGACTGCTGGGATCTGTGAGATCGGTATCCTCATTGCCTCCCTGGACGCTGTGGCTCCTATCCTTTCCAT GTTTTTCCTCATGTGCTACCTGTTTGTCAACCTGGCCTGTGCTGTTCAGACTCTGCTGCGAACACCCAACTGGAGACCACGCTTCAAGTATTACCACTG GGCTTTATCCTTCCTAGGAATGAGCTTGTGTCTTGCTCTCATGTTCATCTCCTCCTGGTATTATGCCATTGTTGCCATGGCCATCGCTGGCTGCATCTACAAATACATTGAATATCGAGG GGCGGAGAAGGAGTGGGGTGATGGCATCCGAGGCCTCTCCCTGAATGCAGCCCGCTACGCCCTCATTCGCCTTGAGGAGGCTCCACCACACACCAAGAACTGGAG ACCGCAGTTGTTGGTGCTCCTGAACCTGGACTCAGATCAAGGAGTTAAACACCCTCGTCTGCTGTCCTTCACCACTCAGCTGAAGGCGGGAAAAGGCCTGACAATTGTCGGGAATGTTATAGAGGGAACCTATCTTACTAAAGAGGCAGAAGCCAAGAAAGCTGAGCAG AACATCAAGTCTTCCATGTCAGCAGAGCGAACCAAGGGTTTCTGTCATGTTGTGGTGTCTTCAAAcctcagagatggcttctcccACCTCATTCAGTCTGCAGGCTTGGGAGGCATGAAGCACAATTCAGTCCTGATGGCCTGGCCTGGAACGTGGAAACAGTCCAATGACCCACAGTCGTGGAGGAACTTCATTG aGACGATACGGGAGACCACAGCAGCCCATCAGGCCTTACTTGTGGCTAAGAATGTGGACAGTTTTCCCACCAACCAGGACCGTCTAGGGGAGGGCACTATTGATGTGTGGTGGGTGGTTCACGATGGAGGCATGCTAATGCTGCTACCATTCCTGCTGCGACAGCACAAG GTGTGGAGAAAGTGTAAGATGCGTATCTTCACTGTAGCCCAGATGGATGACAACAGCATTCAAATGAAGAAAGACCTCCAGATGTTCCTTTATCACCTGCGACTGGATGCCGAGGTGGAAGTAGTGGAAATG CAAGATAATGACATCTCAGCCTTCACCTATGAGAAGACGTTGATGATGGAGCAGAGGTCTCAGATGCTGAAACAGATGCACCTTTCCAGaactgagagggagagagag ATTCAGAGTATCACTGACGAATCGCGTAGCTCGATCCGGAGGAAGAACCAGGGCGATGCCGAGAACTCAAACCTCAGCCGGCAGTCCTCAGCAGCGGAGGACACTCAGGAGGATGAG GCCCAGCTCATCCATGACAGGAACACGGCGTCTCACGCCACAATAAATGACAAGGCTGACAGTGGGCCCGAGCGGGTTCACATGACCTGGACCAAGGACAAGCTCTTCACGGAGCGTAACCGTAACCGTGAGTGCAACACCAATGTGGCTGTACGCGACCTGTTTAACATGAAACC GAACCAGTCAAATGTTCGCCGTATGCACACAGCTATCAAGCTGAATGAGGTGGTGGTCAACAAGTCGCAGGGAGCTCATCTGGTTCTGCTCAACATGCCTGGACCTCCAAAGAACAGAGGGGGAGATGAAAACT ACATGGAGTTCCTGGAGGTTCTCCTCGAGGGTCTGAACCGGGCCCTCCTGGTGCGAGGCGGTGGCCGTGAAGTCATCACCATCTACTCTTAA
- the slc12a7b gene encoding solute carrier family 12 member 7 isoform X1: MGERFVVVPVDGGVVAGEGENLDTVEADPAPDTGGSSSRSAATGEGQETLEDSVFEAQDPNAVVPILEYNREPNKYGDGVPKENSPFINNTDNDKGNSYDGTNMALFEEEMDSNPMVSSLLNKLANYTNLTQGAQEHEEADDDEGPKKKTIKSPQMGTFMGVYLPCLQNILGVILFLRLTWIVGTAGILESLAIVGLCCSCTMLTAISMSAIATNGVVPAGGSYYMISRSLGPEFGGAVGLCFYLGTTFAGSMYILGTIEILLTYIVPKAAIFVAERKEDEVDALLNNMRVYGTCCLALMAVVVFVGVKYVNKLALVFLACVILSILAIYAGVIKTIFEPPYFPVCMLGNRTLQNHNFDKCLKTDIVDNLTVTTQLWKLFCDGTGLNATCNKYFDENNVTMVQGIPGLTSGVISENMWSKYGPLGMLVENKLTSYGGHDPSQDVYLPYVANDITTFFTLLVGIYFPSVTGIMAGSNRSGDLRDAQKSIPIGTILAIATTSFIYVTCVVLFGACIEGVLLRDKFGDSVKGNLVIGTLSWPSPWVIVIGSFFSCCGAGLQSLTGAPRLLQAIARDGIVPFLQVFGHGKANGEPTWALLLTAGICEIGILIASLDAVAPILSMFFLMCYLFVNLACAVQTLLRTPNWRPRFKYYHWALSFLGMSLCLALMFISSWYYAIVAMAIAGCIYKYIEYRGAEKEWGDGIRGLSLNAARYALIRLEEAPPHTKNWRPQLLVLLNLDSDQGVKHPRLLSFTTQLKAGKGLTIVGNVIEGTYLTKEAEAKKAEQNIKSSMSAERTKGFCHVVVSSNLRDGFSHLIQSAGLGGMKHNSVLMAWPGTWKQSNDPQSWRNFIETIRETTAAHQALLVAKNVDSFPTNQDRLGEGTIDVWWVVHDGGMLMLLPFLLRQHKVWRKCKMRIFTVAQMDDNSIQMKKDLQMFLYHLRLDAEVEVVEMQDNDISAFTYEKTLMMEQRSQMLKQMHLSRTEREREIQSITDESRSSIRRKNQGDAENSNLSRQSSAAEDTQEDEAQLIHDRNTASHATINDKADSGPERVHMTWTKDKLFTERNRNRECNTNVAVRDLFNMKPEWESLNQSNVRRMHTAIKLNEVVVNKSQGAHLVLLNMPGPPKNRGGDENYMEFLEVLLEGLNRALLVRGGGREVITIYS; the protein is encoded by the exons GTGATGGCGTTCCAAAGGAAAACAGTCCTTTTATCAACAACACAGACAATGACAAAGGCAACAGCTATGATGGCACCAACATGGCGCTTTTTGAG GAGGAAATGGACAGCAATCCCATGGTGTCATCACTCCTCAACAAACTGGCAAACTACACCAATCTCACCCAGGGGGCCCAGGAGCACGAGGAGGCCGATGATGACGAGGGgccaaagaaaaaaactattaaG AGCCCTCAGATGGGGACCTTCATGGGCGTCTACCTCCCATGCCTCCAGAATATTTTGGGGGTCATCCTGTTTCTGCGCCTTACCTGGATTGTCGGCACTGCTGGCATCTTGGAGTCCTTGGCTATTGTTGGCTTGTGCTGCTCATGT ACCATGCTGACAGCCATTTCCATGAGTGCAATCGCTACTAATGGCGTTGTACCAG CTGGAGGCTCGTACTATATGATATCCAGATCTCTGGGTCCAGAGTTTGGCGGAGCTGTGGGTCTCTGCTTCTATCTGGGGACCACCTTTGCTGGCTCCATGTACATCCTAGGTACCATTGAAATTCTACTG ACCTACATTGTGCCTAAAGCAGCCATCTTTGTGGCAGAGAGAAAGGAGGATGAGGTGGATGCCCTGCTTAACAACATGCGTGTTTATGGCACATGCTGCCTCGCCCTGATGGCCGTGGTTGTCTTTGTCGGTGTCAAATACGTCAACAAGCTAGCATTAGTCTTTCTGGCTTGTGTTATTCTTTCCATCCTTGCCATCTATGCTGGAGTCATCAAGACCATTTTTGAGCCACCATACTTTCC TGTTTGTATGTTGGGGAATCGTACTTTGCAGAACCACAACTTCGACAAGTGTCTTAAGACTGACATTGTAGATAACCTGACAGTCACTACCCAGCTGTGGAAGCTGTTCTGTGATGGAACTGGGCTCAATGCCACCTGCAACAAGTATTttgatgaaaataatgtgaccaTGGTGCAGGGCATCCCCGGACTGACCAGTGGAGTCATTTCAG AAAACATGTGGTCAAAGTATGGCCCTCTGGGCATGTTGGTAGAAAACAAGTTGACGTCTTATGGGGGACATGACCCTTCCCAGGACGTTTACCTACCCTATGTAGCCAATGACATCACGACCTTCTTCACACTGCTGGTCGGCATCTACTTCCCTTCTGTCACTG GGATCATGGCTGGTTCAAACCGCTCAGGTGACCTGAGAGATGCCCAGAAGTCCATCCCTATTGGGACCATCCTGGCTATTGCTACCACGTCCTTCATCT ACGTCACCTGTGTGGTTCTGTTTGGAGCCTGTATTGAGGGAGTTCTGCTTCGAGACAA gTTTGGTGACTCGGTGAAAGGGAACCTTGTTATAGGTACACTATCATGGCCCTCACCCTGGGTTATTGTTATTGGCTCGTTCTTCTCCTGTTGTGGGGCAGGTTTGCAGAGTTTGACAGGAGCCCCTCGCCTGCTTCAGGCTATCGCAAGAGATGGCATTGTACCTTTCTTACAG GTATTTGGTCATGGGAAAGCTAACGGCGAGCCTACCTGGGCTCTTCTGCTGACTGCTGGGATCTGTGAGATCGGTATCCTCATTGCCTCCCTGGACGCTGTGGCTCCTATCCTTTCCAT GTTTTTCCTCATGTGCTACCTGTTTGTCAACCTGGCCTGTGCTGTTCAGACTCTGCTGCGAACACCCAACTGGAGACCACGCTTCAAGTATTACCACTG GGCTTTATCCTTCCTAGGAATGAGCTTGTGTCTTGCTCTCATGTTCATCTCCTCCTGGTATTATGCCATTGTTGCCATGGCCATCGCTGGCTGCATCTACAAATACATTGAATATCGAGG GGCGGAGAAGGAGTGGGGTGATGGCATCCGAGGCCTCTCCCTGAATGCAGCCCGCTACGCCCTCATTCGCCTTGAGGAGGCTCCACCACACACCAAGAACTGGAG ACCGCAGTTGTTGGTGCTCCTGAACCTGGACTCAGATCAAGGAGTTAAACACCCTCGTCTGCTGTCCTTCACCACTCAGCTGAAGGCGGGAAAAGGCCTGACAATTGTCGGGAATGTTATAGAGGGAACCTATCTTACTAAAGAGGCAGAAGCCAAGAAAGCTGAGCAG AACATCAAGTCTTCCATGTCAGCAGAGCGAACCAAGGGTTTCTGTCATGTTGTGGTGTCTTCAAAcctcagagatggcttctcccACCTCATTCAGTCTGCAGGCTTGGGAGGCATGAAGCACAATTCAGTCCTGATGGCCTGGCCTGGAACGTGGAAACAGTCCAATGACCCACAGTCGTGGAGGAACTTCATTG aGACGATACGGGAGACCACAGCAGCCCATCAGGCCTTACTTGTGGCTAAGAATGTGGACAGTTTTCCCACCAACCAGGACCGTCTAGGGGAGGGCACTATTGATGTGTGGTGGGTGGTTCACGATGGAGGCATGCTAATGCTGCTACCATTCCTGCTGCGACAGCACAAG GTGTGGAGAAAGTGTAAGATGCGTATCTTCACTGTAGCCCAGATGGATGACAACAGCATTCAAATGAAGAAAGACCTCCAGATGTTCCTTTATCACCTGCGACTGGATGCCGAGGTGGAAGTAGTGGAAATG CAAGATAATGACATCTCAGCCTTCACCTATGAGAAGACGTTGATGATGGAGCAGAGGTCTCAGATGCTGAAACAGATGCACCTTTCCAGaactgagagggagagagag ATTCAGAGTATCACTGACGAATCGCGTAGCTCGATCCGGAGGAAGAACCAGGGCGATGCCGAGAACTCAAACCTCAGCCGGCAGTCCTCAGCAGCGGAGGACACTCAGGAGGATGAG GCCCAGCTCATCCATGACAGGAACACGGCGTCTCACGCCACAATAAATGACAAGGCTGACAGTGGGCCCGAGCGGGTTCACATGACCTGGACCAAGGACAAGCTCTTCACGGAGCGTAACCGTAACCGTGAGTGCAACACCAATGTGGCTGTACGCGACCTGTTTAACATGAAACC AGAGTGGGAGAGTCT GAACCAGTCAAATGTTCGCCGTATGCACACAGCTATCAAGCTGAATGAGGTGGTGGTCAACAAGTCGCAGGGAGCTCATCTGGTTCTGCTCAACATGCCTGGACCTCCAAAGAACAGAGGGGGAGATGAAAACT ACATGGAGTTCCTGGAGGTTCTCCTCGAGGGTCTGAACCGGGCCCTCCTGGTGCGAGGCGGTGGCCGTGAAGTCATCACCATCTACTCTTAA
- the slc12a7b gene encoding solute carrier family 12 member 7 isoform X5 — protein MGERFVVVPVDGGVVAGEGENLDTVEADPAPDTGGSSSRSAATGEGQETLEDSVFEAQDPNAVVPILEYNREPNKYGDGVPKENSPFINNTDNDKGNSYDGTNMALFEEEMDSNPMVSSLLNKLANYTNLTQGAQEHEEADDDEGPKKKTIKSPQMGTFMGVYLPCLQNILGVILFLRLTWIVGTAGILESLAIVGLCCSCTMLTAISMSAIATNGVVPAGGSYYMISRSLGPEFGGAVGLCFYLGTTFAGSMYILGTIEILLTYIVPKAAIFVAERKEDEVDALLNNMRVYGTCCLALMAVVVFVGVKYVNKLALVFLACVILSILAIYAGVIKTIFEPPYFPVCMLGNRTLQNHNFDKCLKTDIVDNLTVTTQLWKLFCDGTGLNATCNKYFDENNVTMVQGIPGLTSGVISENMWSKYGPLGMLVENKLTSYGGHDPSQDVYLPYVANDITTFFTLLVGIYFPSVTGIMAGSNRSGDLRDAQKSIPIGTILAIATTSFIYVTCVVLFGACIEGVLLRDKFGDSVKGNLVIGTLSWPSPWVIVIGSFFSCCGAGLQSLTGAPRLLQAIARDGIVPFLQVFGHGKANGEPTWALLLTAGICEIGILIASLDAVAPILSMFFLMCYLFVNLACAVQTLLRTPNWRPRFKYYHWALSFLGMSLCLALMFISSWYYAIVAMAIAGCIYKYIEYRGAEKEWGDGIRGLSLNAARYALIRLEEAPPHTKNWRPQLLVLLNLDSDQGVKHPRLLSFTTQLKAGKGLTIVGNVIEGTYLTKEAEAKKAEQNIKSSMSAERTKGFCHVVVSSNLRDGFSHLIQSAGLGGMKHNSVLMAWPGTWKQSNDPQSWRNFIETIRETTAAHQALLVAKNVDSFPTNQDRLGEGTIDVWWVVHDGGMLMLLPFLLRQHKVWRKCKMRIFTVAQMDDNSIQMKKDLQMFLYHLRLDAEVEVVEMQDNDISAFTYEKTLMMEQRSQMLKQMHLSRTEREREAQLIHDRNTASHATINDKADSGPERVHMTWTKDKLFTERNRNRECNTNVAVRDLFNMKPNQSNVRRMHTAIKLNEVVVNKSQGAHLVLLNMPGPPKNRGGDENYMEFLEVLLEGLNRALLVRGGGREVITIYS, from the exons GTGATGGCGTTCCAAAGGAAAACAGTCCTTTTATCAACAACACAGACAATGACAAAGGCAACAGCTATGATGGCACCAACATGGCGCTTTTTGAG GAGGAAATGGACAGCAATCCCATGGTGTCATCACTCCTCAACAAACTGGCAAACTACACCAATCTCACCCAGGGGGCCCAGGAGCACGAGGAGGCCGATGATGACGAGGGgccaaagaaaaaaactattaaG AGCCCTCAGATGGGGACCTTCATGGGCGTCTACCTCCCATGCCTCCAGAATATTTTGGGGGTCATCCTGTTTCTGCGCCTTACCTGGATTGTCGGCACTGCTGGCATCTTGGAGTCCTTGGCTATTGTTGGCTTGTGCTGCTCATGT ACCATGCTGACAGCCATTTCCATGAGTGCAATCGCTACTAATGGCGTTGTACCAG CTGGAGGCTCGTACTATATGATATCCAGATCTCTGGGTCCAGAGTTTGGCGGAGCTGTGGGTCTCTGCTTCTATCTGGGGACCACCTTTGCTGGCTCCATGTACATCCTAGGTACCATTGAAATTCTACTG ACCTACATTGTGCCTAAAGCAGCCATCTTTGTGGCAGAGAGAAAGGAGGATGAGGTGGATGCCCTGCTTAACAACATGCGTGTTTATGGCACATGCTGCCTCGCCCTGATGGCCGTGGTTGTCTTTGTCGGTGTCAAATACGTCAACAAGCTAGCATTAGTCTTTCTGGCTTGTGTTATTCTTTCCATCCTTGCCATCTATGCTGGAGTCATCAAGACCATTTTTGAGCCACCATACTTTCC TGTTTGTATGTTGGGGAATCGTACTTTGCAGAACCACAACTTCGACAAGTGTCTTAAGACTGACATTGTAGATAACCTGACAGTCACTACCCAGCTGTGGAAGCTGTTCTGTGATGGAACTGGGCTCAATGCCACCTGCAACAAGTATTttgatgaaaataatgtgaccaTGGTGCAGGGCATCCCCGGACTGACCAGTGGAGTCATTTCAG AAAACATGTGGTCAAAGTATGGCCCTCTGGGCATGTTGGTAGAAAACAAGTTGACGTCTTATGGGGGACATGACCCTTCCCAGGACGTTTACCTACCCTATGTAGCCAATGACATCACGACCTTCTTCACACTGCTGGTCGGCATCTACTTCCCTTCTGTCACTG GGATCATGGCTGGTTCAAACCGCTCAGGTGACCTGAGAGATGCCCAGAAGTCCATCCCTATTGGGACCATCCTGGCTATTGCTACCACGTCCTTCATCT ACGTCACCTGTGTGGTTCTGTTTGGAGCCTGTATTGAGGGAGTTCTGCTTCGAGACAA gTTTGGTGACTCGGTGAAAGGGAACCTTGTTATAGGTACACTATCATGGCCCTCACCCTGGGTTATTGTTATTGGCTCGTTCTTCTCCTGTTGTGGGGCAGGTTTGCAGAGTTTGACAGGAGCCCCTCGCCTGCTTCAGGCTATCGCAAGAGATGGCATTGTACCTTTCTTACAG GTATTTGGTCATGGGAAAGCTAACGGCGAGCCTACCTGGGCTCTTCTGCTGACTGCTGGGATCTGTGAGATCGGTATCCTCATTGCCTCCCTGGACGCTGTGGCTCCTATCCTTTCCAT GTTTTTCCTCATGTGCTACCTGTTTGTCAACCTGGCCTGTGCTGTTCAGACTCTGCTGCGAACACCCAACTGGAGACCACGCTTCAAGTATTACCACTG GGCTTTATCCTTCCTAGGAATGAGCTTGTGTCTTGCTCTCATGTTCATCTCCTCCTGGTATTATGCCATTGTTGCCATGGCCATCGCTGGCTGCATCTACAAATACATTGAATATCGAGG GGCGGAGAAGGAGTGGGGTGATGGCATCCGAGGCCTCTCCCTGAATGCAGCCCGCTACGCCCTCATTCGCCTTGAGGAGGCTCCACCACACACCAAGAACTGGAG ACCGCAGTTGTTGGTGCTCCTGAACCTGGACTCAGATCAAGGAGTTAAACACCCTCGTCTGCTGTCCTTCACCACTCAGCTGAAGGCGGGAAAAGGCCTGACAATTGTCGGGAATGTTATAGAGGGAACCTATCTTACTAAAGAGGCAGAAGCCAAGAAAGCTGAGCAG AACATCAAGTCTTCCATGTCAGCAGAGCGAACCAAGGGTTTCTGTCATGTTGTGGTGTCTTCAAAcctcagagatggcttctcccACCTCATTCAGTCTGCAGGCTTGGGAGGCATGAAGCACAATTCAGTCCTGATGGCCTGGCCTGGAACGTGGAAACAGTCCAATGACCCACAGTCGTGGAGGAACTTCATTG aGACGATACGGGAGACCACAGCAGCCCATCAGGCCTTACTTGTGGCTAAGAATGTGGACAGTTTTCCCACCAACCAGGACCGTCTAGGGGAGGGCACTATTGATGTGTGGTGGGTGGTTCACGATGGAGGCATGCTAATGCTGCTACCATTCCTGCTGCGACAGCACAAG GTGTGGAGAAAGTGTAAGATGCGTATCTTCACTGTAGCCCAGATGGATGACAACAGCATTCAAATGAAGAAAGACCTCCAGATGTTCCTTTATCACCTGCGACTGGATGCCGAGGTGGAAGTAGTGGAAATG CAAGATAATGACATCTCAGCCTTCACCTATGAGAAGACGTTGATGATGGAGCAGAGGTCTCAGATGCTGAAACAGATGCACCTTTCCAGaactgagagggagagagag GCCCAGCTCATCCATGACAGGAACACGGCGTCTCACGCCACAATAAATGACAAGGCTGACAGTGGGCCCGAGCGGGTTCACATGACCTGGACCAAGGACAAGCTCTTCACGGAGCGTAACCGTAACCGTGAGTGCAACACCAATGTGGCTGTACGCGACCTGTTTAACATGAAACC GAACCAGTCAAATGTTCGCCGTATGCACACAGCTATCAAGCTGAATGAGGTGGTGGTCAACAAGTCGCAGGGAGCTCATCTGGTTCTGCTCAACATGCCTGGACCTCCAAAGAACAGAGGGGGAGATGAAAACT ACATGGAGTTCCTGGAGGTTCTCCTCGAGGGTCTGAACCGGGCCCTCCTGGTGCGAGGCGGTGGCCGTGAAGTCATCACCATCTACTCTTAA